The Ricinus communis isolate WT05 ecotype wild-type chromosome 8, ASM1957865v1, whole genome shotgun sequence sequence AAATGACCCAGCCTTTGATGCCAAAGCTAGGATGAATCAAATGCACTTGCCTTTAAACACTTCATATAATTAGATTGAAGTTTAAGAATAAACATTCTATTTTTTGTCATCTCAACCTTAGCAATCAGATTATTTTGTTATCTTTCATCACCAATGCACCATTCTTCAAGTAGATATCGAATTGTTTCTCCAAAAGTTAGCTTACACATTCACTTTTATTTCTGGAACATAATATACATCAGTAATGAACTGATGTGAGCCATTCTTGGCTTGAATCAAGATATCACCTTTGCCTTTGTAAACTATCTTTTTTATCATCTGCAAATGAAATACTACCATTATATGATTCATCAATGGTCACGAATAAATTTTTCTTGCCTGTCATATGGTTGCTTGCCCCTGTATCCAAGAACCATGATTCTTGATCTTTGCCTTCATTCCCATCAGATGAGAATAACAAAGTAGGTTGTTCATATTCTTTACCTTTGGCACAAAATACTTTGTCTTCTTTAACAGCTCCATATCTGCATTCATTTGCATAATGACCATATTTCTCACAATTACAGCATTGTACTTCACCTCTTTAATTCCAAGAACCTCTTACACGTCCTCGTGATGATTGCCTTTGATTTGAATCTGAATAGTTTGAATTTCCACCaaatcttcctcttcctcttcctcttaaATTACCTCGACCACGGCTATGAAATCTGCcgcctcttcctcttcctctttgTGATTCTTCATTTgcattatctttttctttcaaagacagctttgagaaaagaacttgtgattgaGGTTCTTTCTCCTTCATTTTTTCTTCATGTGCTTGTAATGATCCCAACAACTGATCAACAATCATGGATTCTAAATCATTTGATTCTTCAATTGCCACAATAATATAATCAAACTTCGAATCTAAAGATCTCAAGCTCTTTTCAATCATACAAACATCCTCCATTTTCTCGCCATATCTTCTCAATTGATTGACAATAATCAAAACTCTAGTGAAATAATCTGAAATTGTTTCAGAATTTTTCATCTTGAGAGATTCAAACTCTCCTCTCAAGGTTTGATGACAAACTTTAATAACCTTATCAACTCATTTGAAAGAAGTTTCTAAGATCTACCATGCTTCTCTAGCACTTGTAGCATTTGAAACTTTCTCAAACATACTCTCATCCAAACACATATCGATTAGAGTCAATGCTTGTTGATCTctctttcttgatttttgtAACGCTTCCTTCTGAATTTGAGGCAATTCATTCTTGTCTTCAGGTTGTTTCAATCTTTTTTCAACAATTTTCCACATATCTTGCGATCCTAGCAAGGCTTTCATACGAATACACCAATTATCATAACTCTCTTTCGTAAGTttggaaaattaaaaaggaaataagTCATTGCTcatcatctttcttctttccttttttttactctcttttcactttttttgttgttgctctgataccactttgttgtagagaataagaagaagaaaggaaaaacacacttgtatataattgaaattacaaagaacatatatatagacTTATTATCTTAGTCGCCAAGAAGTCTTTTGGTAACCTACAACTTTTAAACATCCTACACTTAATATATAAGTTACACacttaatgaatatatatattacatatttaataaatgactCTTTAACTTCATAACTTAAACATTAAAGACTATTcaatgattattaaattaaatttagtttttcaaCAATCTCATCCTGTTGTTGTTAAAATGTCAAGATATTAGCACcaggaattattttctctatattCTCCTGTGATACATTTGAAATGTTTGCCCCTCAGGAGATACCATATCCTAAAGATATTATGGAGAACATGTCAGATCTATCAATTGTAGGTTCTTCTTCTAATGGCTTCATTTGTCTTCGTGATATATATGATCCTGATATTGTTTTAAGCAACTGGAAGGACTGTTATGAAACTGATTGTAATATGATTCTATGGAACCCTTTAACTTCTGCGATTAAGATTATTCCACAATCTAATGCTTCGCGTCCTCCAAATAGTATTGATACTAGATTGGTGCTAGCtgaatttgaatttgacaGAAAAACTAATGATTGCAAGATACTGAAGACGTTTTTGGTCTATCAAAGTGGGCCGGAAAGTGATTACTATGTTGAACTATATAGCCTAAGGAATGATTCATGGAGAACAGTTGATGCTGTTGTGCCCTTCTGTACTCTATCCCTTTCATTGGTGGACTAAGGATGAAAATGGTCAACATCAAATTGTTTCTTTTGACTTCCGCGATGAAATATTCAAAACATCACCTCTACCTGATGCTGTCAGTACCTGCTATAGATTCTGGACGTTTTTCTGTTTGAGTGAATATGTGGCTCTGCTCCTCTCTTCTGATTGTTCATTCGGTGTAGAGTTCATTGATATATGGATAATCTATGAATATGGCGTGAAAGAATCATGGACTAAACTGTTCACTGTATCATCCCTTCCATGTGTAGAGAGACCATTAGGGTTTTGGAGAAATGGGGAGTTGTTTATGGCCACTTGGAGTGGTCAACTACTCATATGGAACCCCGGTACAGAAATAATTACcgagtttcaaattgatggtGTGCCAGAACCCTTGCAAATTGTCGCTTTTAATGGAGGGCCCAATTCCATCGAAgcttagaaagaaaatataagcaGAGGCAAAGCTGAGATGCAACTATTTTATGACAGTGCATTATTAGAGATTGctgtaattcttttttattcagagatgtgattttataaatttctataatCAGTCATTTTATGTATCATCATGCGTCTTAGTTGTTGTGAATGCGATAATAATTATGAAGCTCAATTGGTTAAAGTCATCTTTTAAAGTTTTGAAATAGAATGAAACTTAAATTTGGTCTTCGCACACAACATTAGATAACTGTTAGAATAACTGATATAAATTGATGCCCATCCAGTCATGGTGATGAGAAGGTGCAATACACATATTTTTGAGTATCCAAAAATCAGTTATCTTGTAAAAGAAATATCTCAGCGGATCCAAGTAGACTTGATTGGTTTTGATATTTAAGTTAGTCTCATAGATCATAATTTGTTGAGAAAACATCTAGCTAGTTGTAGTTACAATTATGTATCTATATGTCACAAATTAAGCTACTGCAGGAGGTAAACGAATTCCATGAATTATGGTATATATCATTACTCATTCAACAATAGTGTCATACTGTCAATCTATTGAGCTACAAAACAGAAAATCAATGGATCTGAAAGATTTTGGTACAAAATGGGCATTATACTTTGTTTTGACATTTTAATTtctgaaattataaattttaatttagttctACTCTAGCCCTAAAGAGCATGGATTCAATTGTCAAATTTTGTagttctatttttaaattttgccCAACATATTATAAATGGTCCACAAAAAGTTCAGGACATAAATTTATACAATAAACACCTAGCTAGATTTCGAACAGTCACGAAAATTTGTCCAAGCTATAGCTGAATTTGCTCCATATACTTTAACAAATTaactttatttgtttgtttgttttagtGATGAACATGTACAATTTTCAAGCTTTTGACATAATCCGCACCGCTTGCTTTGCTGCAGTACACCAGGTCTAGCAAGTTGAGTGGATGCTTATAGACCTCAACATTTACAATTTCAAACAACCTCTGGGTCCTAGATAAGTAAATTGCACTGCTACTGAATACCattaattagatttagttGCTTTATAATTAGGGGTGTTGTAACTTTTTCTGATCAGTCACTTTTTTCATATTGCTACTCTAACAACACTTGTTTATAAATTAACTTCATCTAAACGCTAGAGGAATGTTACATCAGTATTGCAAacagtttattttatttcatgcAATTGACATTTGATAACAAtgtcattattataaaatattacaatgGACCTTATTTTCAAACTTGGGAGATGGAGGAGGTGTTTCAGAGACAACTTTTGGATTATGCAGAaggaaatttaattttcgGTTGTGAACATCCACATCCGATGTCAGTACTTCGTTGAAATTTTTCGAATTGTTTTCCAGCTTTATTGACGCACAATCGAATCTCGTGCAATTGGATTTCTCCTTTTGTATTGACATTACACTTGATCGAGGGTTCTAGTTGTAATGGCTGCTTGTTTTGAGCTATCTTGACGGCTTTTTTTATGTCAACAATTCTATAGTTTTTGTTATCTGGTCGGATTCCTGTTTTGCAAAAAGTCAAAATACTAcagtaaataattaaagccAGATTGGAGAAAGGAAATGttaaagccaaattcattcactatataatttatagtGTATTACCTGCATTGTCAAGTGTTTTCAGGATATTTATTCCTTTAACTAAGttaattgaattcttgaagTAATCCGCCAACTTTAAGCCGGAGCAAGTACCGTGTTTCTGCCATTCACGACTCCAAAAGTTTGTATTGTCTCCTCTAAGAAGATCTGGCCAACATGTACTGAGGTCGTTGATAACAGCTTTAGTCAACTGCTCAAAGGGAAAAAATACATTATGAAAAATACAGTAATGGAAGTGATCCGAGTAAATATGTGTCCAAGATTGTACCTTTCCATTATCAAATGGCACCGAGTTGCAGTAAGTTGGAGATGGTCCTACGTTTTTTGCTGGCCACAAGCCGTGCAATGTGAAGTTGGATATGCGCTGTTTGCATTGTGCAGGAGGATGACCACTGCATGTGGCCGGAGGCCATTGCATGGCCAAGTAAAAGAAGTCAAAATCTGAAGCTGCACCCAAGTTTATCGTTTCCTCTGCATAATGATACACAATAAAGCAATTAAGATTCAGTTAAAAGGAACCTTTTGTAATTATATCTTACAACGAAAACTTACCTGCATTGATAAAAGGGACGAGCGAGAAAAATACTACTAGGGAATAAACTGATTTAAGAGTTGCCTTAGCCATGATTCCTTTTTCGCTCTGACTTGTGACAAATGCTCAGATGATGTGAAGGGTGCAGAAATGGTTTGGGGTATTTATAGCTAAAGGTTAGATGCATTGATAAGTTAAGAGTTGCAGCCAAGTTTTTCTTAATggtgattatttaattataagaatgagCTTCCTTTTAGAgaatatttgtaaaaaaaatgacactctatctatataaataaattatatttatagttattaaattttatactttacaataaatagatattttcaatttataattaaatagttactgaattttatttttagtaatatcaatgaatatttttgaaaaatatgaagaacATGAGCAGTCATTAAGTTTTAcactttataataaaatgtaaattttaattctaaaaaatatataaatagtaattttttgTAACAAATTAAATGTTTGATATCTTTTTATGATTACCAGTTAGAAAATAATCGATGTAATGAATAGtgttgtaaatattaataaaatagaaatcaaAGTTACGGCATGCTCCACataataatgattatttaattaatcactGTAAATTTATTCATGTAATGAGTTGCGATTATCACTATCAAGTATTTTAAGCGTATTATACCAAACAATGAGAGAgtaatatgaattttaatttttattactattttatgaTTGTATAACTATTTTCATTgtcatttattcttttccagGTATAATATAAAGGAGTAGCCGAAAGAATTATTTATACCTATCGTTATTGATAAAACAATGGTGCCCCACTGCCAATCTACTGGACCAATTGGAATTGTACAGAACAGAAAATCAATACTATCTAGAAGATTTGGTGATGGATATATCTATATGTGCAGGATCAAATGATAGCTCTCAAGAATAACTCATTTTGGCTATTTCACTCGGTGATTTGGAGAAGAAAACTATGTACTACGGTTAATAATGAGGGCATTTTGGCTGTTCCCTCttcatgaatttttaaataggCTCCAGTTctatccttttctttattgaaaTGACTAACTGTCCACATTTTTGTTCAATTAATTGAAGTTACAACTTTGTTGTTAACTCCAAGAAAAGAATAGCATGCCCAAGAGGAGGGCTTTAGGAATTATGCATGCACTTAAATGAAATTGGTAGGCTGGTAGAAGTTTCAAGAGTTCTTATATTtgtagaaatagaaaaattgacTCGTTCACATCATgttatttatagataaatttaattatataatagtacatatttatgatataataaactaaaatttatcaaaaacaaaattatagaGTATTTGAACATTAATTAgatgttatttttctaataaagtTGTTTACTAACATTAAATAATGCTAATACACACATTTAACTGTTAGTAataatgtataaaatataaccGGATGCtagaactaaaatttaaaattaaaataataattattaagattataaagacagtaatatacaaatatacggacaatacaataataaaattggatATAGATATAAGAAAAGTAGGACGacaataatttaagaatttttgaattcaaagagagacacaaaagcATCAATTTTGACAGACCAACATACTGAGATTAAGACACcaataaagagaaattaagACATCAGAAATACGAAACTTATGTATCACACAATCTCCTTAAAACATATTTGCCCCTCACTGTTGGTGTTTAAAGATGGTATGACGTCTATTTTTCAGGATAAACGAACTAACACAGTTAATAAATGCCACAataactatataaatatatttaaactttatCACACTAGAAGAGAAGATAGAATGATCTAATTTTTTACACCttgaatgaaataaatatggatgatatatataaaaggaataaCTAATATAGGAAAACGACATTTGACATTATTTGAGATATTTGATATAtcatgattaattataattaatccatgattttttacatatcaaaattaattcaCGATTTTTAGcatatcataattaattcaCCATTAATCCATAACCtttgatatattatatgaCTTCCGGTATTTCACGTGATTTTTCCATGTCAACATTCAATGGTATGTATCATTCACCCATGATTCATTTTGAGTGAACTCTCCTCAAAATGAGTCATTATGTGCGTCACCAATATTGCCAATTTTCCAACATTAACTTCACAAATAAGTAATCATTTTGACTGAACTAAACTGCTATTCTCGTAACAAAGATCATCCACGTTAcattttcaagaaaatttatttaattaataatttaacatattaaaaacaatTCTAAGAAAGTATTCCTAAACATAATatgatattcaaatttatatttaactatttacataaatttatgttaactttttcaaattaagtatataatatttttttaattatatatgaatagaactaacaaaaacataaataaaatgttgcaattaatactataaataaagTTGATATATTGTTATGCTATATATGCATGAGTAATATGTGGTACATTACTTCTACTTCTCATTctagaaaggaaaagaaaaaagacattTGCAGCTTTTGCTATAGTATCATGTTAATGTAAATTCATATTCAATGCtatctataataatatataataaatagtatattCATGCTTTATATTTGAAAGAGAAAATCAAGCCTCtattattgaatattattttaataattttttatacagAATGTAGCACTTGTTGGTAATACTATGTACATCAATTTATTTGTTCGTGAAGTATTAACCTATGTTAATAGTTTGAATGTAACTATTAATATAACTTCAATGCTATATAACCATattcttactttttttatagtattttgtagttttatgtttatttaaaaaaggtATTATGTATCAAAATGTTAATTATAGTGGTGGCAATAAACattttacaattaataaattaaatttattttcataatctaaatttttcaACAAAGTAGCTATTTAAACTGTGATCATGAGcaaatgtataaatatactcctgaAAGATAAATGGGTATAGGAAGTTATTTTTTCGAGATCTATCtagttttaaatatctttgatattcctccatttttttatttgaaattaaattggaTTGAAGCAAGGATagaggattttttttttattgggtttGTTAATGAGTATATAAACacaattaattatgataaaatattaaataattttcagcaattattattttaccaTAATTACGGCAATATGGTAAAGGTATTTGGTCATGAGAATTGGATCAATTGAGATTGGTTAGACatggattgtatttattataacACGGTGAAGAATGATAAGTGaagttttaataataaatatgattaatatattttcattatcttGATTAGGGaacaatgaaatatttatttgtgaGAATTGAATCAATTGAGAATGATTAGACATATATTACATCGACCTTGGTATGGTAAAGAATTTgttatcataaatttaatcaattaaggatgattg is a genomic window containing:
- the LOC125370979 gene encoding uncharacterized protein LOC125370979 gives rise to the protein MVGFDDPNFVKVTYAMSRAFQEIPYPKDIMENMSDLSIVGSSSNGFICLRDIYDPDIVLSNWKDCYETDCNMILWNPLTSAIKIIPQSNASRPPNSIDTRLVLAEFEFDRKTNDCKILKTFLVYQSGPESDYYVELYSLRNDSWRTVDAVVPFCTLSLSLVD
- the LOC8285338 gene encoding extracellular ribonuclease LE is translated as MAKATLKSVYSLVVFFSLVPFINAEETINLGAASDFDFFYLAMQWPPATCSGHPPAQCKQRISNFTLHGLWPAKNVGPSPTYCNSVPFDNGKLTKAVINDLSTCWPDLLRGDNTNFWSREWQKHGTCSGLKLADYFKNSINLVKGINILKTLDNAGIRPDNKNYRIVDIKKAVKIAQNKQPLQLEPSIKCNVNTKGEIQLHEIRLCVNKAGKQFEKFQRSTDIGCGCSQPKIKFPSA